One Xiphophorus hellerii strain 12219 chromosome 1, Xiphophorus_hellerii-4.1, whole genome shotgun sequence DNA segment encodes these proteins:
- the nppal gene encoding natriuretic peptide A-like encodes MQPNFSVCCFSLLFINFIGAKPISDIQSLQQLLENEIINFPLSSEEAQVEESDFGSDRSVLGAVGQREPWSTVDRRSAAPLAKDDVLARFLKDIMTTSKRSWSRYKKGGLRSCFGVRLERIGSFSGLGC; translated from the exons atgcagccaaatttctcagtttgctgtttttctctgctgttcaTTAATTTCATAGGAGCTAAACCCATTTCTGACATACAG AGTTTGCAGCAGCTTTTGGAGAATGAAATCATCAACTTTCCCCTCTCCTCTGAGGAGGCGCAGGTGGAGGAGAGCGACTTCGGCTCAGACAGGTCTGTGCTTGGCGCTGTGGGGCAGCGGGAGCCGTGGAGCACCGTCGACCGCCGCAGCGCCGCGCCGCTGGCCAAAGACGACGTGCTGGCGCGTTTCCTCAAAGACATCATGACCACCTCCAAGCGTTCGTGGAGTCGATACAAGAAAGGCGGTTTGAGGAGCTGCTTCGGGGTCCGCCTGGAGCGGATCGGCTCCTTCAGCGGACTGGGATGCTGA